In a single window of the Melissococcus plutonius ATCC 35311 genome:
- the ftsZ gene encoding cell division protein FtsZ — MEFSLDNNINNGAIIKVIGVGGGGGNAVNRMIEENVKGVEFIVANTDVQALKNSKAETVIQLGPKYTRGLGAGSQPEVGQKAAEESEQVISDALQGADMIFITSGMGGGTGTGAAPVVARIAKEIGALTVGVVTRPFSFEGPKRGRFAAEGIAQLKEHVDTLLIISNNRLLEVVDKKTPMLEAFREADNVLRQGVQGISDLITAPGYVNLDFADVKTVMENQGTALMGIGVASGEDRVVEATKKAISSPLLETSIDGAEQVLLNITGGLDMTLFEAQDASDIVTNAASGDVNIILGTSINEDLNDEIRVTVIATGIDSSKKERKPHRQQRQQSQTQSTSQAPMLDMEKTKSQTDEKNAFGDWDLRREQNTRTNNDNASFDNVEKKEFETFHPDESSSNPNDDELNTPPFFRRKR, encoded by the coding sequence ATGGAATTTTCTTTAGATAATAATATTAACAATGGCGCCATTATCAAAGTTATCGGTGTTGGTGGTGGTGGTGGTAATGCTGTAAATCGTATGATTGAAGAAAATGTTAAAGGCGTTGAATTTATTGTTGCAAACACAGATGTTCAAGCCTTGAAAAATTCAAAGGCAGAAACGGTGATTCAGTTAGGACCTAAATATACAAGAGGATTAGGTGCTGGTTCTCAACCAGAAGTTGGACAAAAAGCGGCAGAAGAAAGTGAACAAGTCATCTCTGATGCTCTGCAAGGTGCAGATATGATTTTTATTACTTCAGGAATGGGTGGCGGTACAGGTACAGGAGCTGCACCTGTTGTAGCTAGAATAGCAAAAGAAATTGGTGCATTAACAGTTGGCGTAGTTACTCGACCATTTAGTTTTGAGGGACCAAAACGTGGACGTTTTGCAGCAGAAGGAATTGCACAATTAAAAGAACATGTAGATACTTTGTTAATTATTTCTAATAATCGCTTATTAGAAGTCGTGGATAAAAAAACACCTATGTTAGAAGCATTTAGAGAAGCAGATAATGTATTAAGACAAGGTGTTCAAGGTATATCTGATTTGATTACAGCTCCTGGTTATGTAAATTTAGATTTTGCTGATGTGAAGACTGTAATGGAAAATCAAGGAACTGCTTTGATGGGAATTGGTGTTGCTAGTGGGGAAGACCGTGTAGTAGAAGCAACGAAAAAAGCTATTTCTTCTCCTCTTCTTGAGACTTCTATCGATGGAGCAGAACAAGTATTATTAAACATTACTGGTGGTTTAGATATGACTTTATTTGAAGCTCAAGATGCTTCAGATATTGTTACAAATGCAGCAAGTGGAGATGTCAATATTATTTTGGGTACATCTATTAATGAAGATTTAAATGATGAAATTCGTGTAACAGTGATTGCAACAGGTATTGATTCTTCGAAAAAAGAAAGAAAACCACACCGCCAACAAAGACAGCAATCACAAACACAATCAACATCACAAGCACCTATGCTAGATATGGAAAAAACAAAATCTCAAACAGACGAAAAAAATGCATTTGGTGATTGGGATCTTCGTCGTGAACAAAATACACGTACAAACAATGATAATGCATCTTTTGATAATGTTGAAAAGAAGGAATTTGAAACGTTCCATCCAGATGAATCATCTTCAAACCCAAATGATGATGAATTAAATACACCACCTTTCTTCCGTAGAAAACGATAG
- a CDS encoding cell division protein SepF, producing MSIFNKNFLSNFFGLSSDEEDYYEEDGHNEYNQQEKINTQFNSVENHTRKEGQPPLTERPSARYRTTEKEEPTDRPTSEKKVVSMHATPGSLGNKHLRESSMTRSSNKISIIEPRIYSEAMNIAKHVLAQEAVLVNFNLIEEYQARRVVDFLTGIVYAVDGDIQRVGNEIFLCTPSTVEIDSATAQSLANKQLFDF from the coding sequence ATGTCAATTTTTAATAAAAATTTTCTATCAAACTTTTTTGGTCTTTCTAGTGATGAAGAAGATTATTATGAAGAAGATGGTCATAACGAATACAATCAGCAAGAGAAGATAAACACACAATTTAATTCGGTTGAAAACCATACTAGAAAAGAAGGACAGCCACCTTTAACTGAAAGACCTTCTGCTCGTTATCGTACGACTGAAAAAGAAGAACCGACAGACAGACCAACTAGTGAGAAAAAGGTTGTCTCAATGCATGCTACTCCTGGTTCATTAGGAAATAAACATTTAAGAGAGTCCTCAATGACAAGGTCGTCAAATAAAATTTCAATTATTGAACCAAGAATTTATTCTGAGGCAATGAATATTGCAAAGCATGTACTCGCTCAAGAAGCTGTATTAGTTAATTTTAATTTAATAGAAGAATATCAAGCACGTAGAGTTGTTGATTTTTTGACAGGGATTGTTTATGCAGTAGATGGAGATATTCAAAGAGTTGGTAATGAAATTTTTCTTTGTACGCCATCAACTGTTGAGATAGATAGTGCTACGGCTCAATCTTTAGCAAATAAACAATTGTTTGATTTTTAG
- a CDS encoding YggT family protein has product MEGNFILAIIITFLYKAVQIYSGILVIYALLSWFPGAYDSKLGQLIARICETYLSLFDRLNLHIGMIGFNVIIGIIVLNLAAGGLGIILQSIAY; this is encoded by the coding sequence ATGGAGGGAAATTTTATTTTAGCAATAATTATTACATTCTTGTATAAAGCTGTTCAAATTTATTCAGGTATTTTAGTTATTTATGCTCTATTATCCTGGTTTCCCGGTGCTTATGATTCAAAACTTGGGCAACTAATTGCACGAATTTGTGAAACTTACTTAAGTCTTTTTGATCGATTGAATCTTCATATTGGGATGATAGGGTTTAATGTTATAATTGGTATTATTGTACTTAACTTAGCTGCTGGTGGCTTAGGAATTATTCTTCAATCCATTGCATACTAG
- a CDS encoding RNA-binding protein yields MDVNVYQHFRKDEHPFIDTVNSWLSKVELYYSPYLTNFLDPRQAYILETLVHQNNDLLYKFYGGYENAERQRCMIYPSYYQPSEEDFKISLVEITYPIKFATLSHGKILGTLVNMGIKREYFGDIISNGTKWQIFIGNEIESYIINQLDRIGKTSVYLSKKEDTELIVPKDNWIQEIDTVSSLRLDNLISAVYNISRQHSKKLIESGKVKVNWMENGHPDFIIGLQDIISIRGYGRIQLQAIENKTKKGKYRINLGVLKK; encoded by the coding sequence ATAGATGTAAATGTGTATCAACATTTTCGAAAAGATGAACATCCTTTTATTGATACCGTAAATTCATGGTTATCAAAAGTTGAATTATACTATTCACCTTATTTGACTAATTTTTTAGATCCTAGGCAAGCTTATATTTTAGAAACACTTGTTCACCAAAATAATGATCTTTTGTATAAATTTTATGGTGGATATGAAAATGCTGAACGACAACGTTGTATGATTTATCCAAGTTATTATCAGCCATCCGAAGAGGACTTTAAAATTTCGTTAGTTGAAATTACTTATCCGATAAAGTTTGCAACATTATCACATGGAAAAATTTTAGGTACATTGGTAAACATGGGCATTAAAAGAGAATATTTCGGCGATATTATATCAAATGGTACAAAATGGCAAATATTCATTGGAAACGAAATTGAAAGTTATATTATAAACCAATTAGACAGAATTGGAAAAACTTCTGTTTATTTATCTAAAAAAGAAGATACAGAGTTAATTGTTCCGAAAGATAATTGGATTCAGGAAATAGATACTGTGAGTTCCCTAAGACTTGATAATTTAATATCTGCTGTCTACAATATATCTAGGCAACATTCAAAAAAATTAATTGAATCAGGGAAAGTTAAGGTAAATTGGATGGAAAATGGACATCCTGATTTTATCATTGGTTTGCAAGATATTATTTCTATTAGGGGATATGGACGCATTCAATTACAAGCTATTGAAAATAAGACAAAAAAAGGTAAATATCGAATAAACTTAGGTGTCTTAAAAAAATAA
- a CDS encoding DivIVA domain-containing protein: MALTPLDIQNKNFATKMRGYNQDEVDDFLDQITKDYEELQQRNKEIEKSLKHSEEKLQYFNELKDALNQSIIVAQDTADKVKDSATKESDMIVTTAENTANELISSAERKSNDLISAAEKKATEILTHATENARHLILETDELKKKTRVFHQRLSLMLETQLEQVKSDEWDDILKPISGYINDADTIIQEVLAGELNISENDTTFNTPKETQEHEEEEVVQSEASIDNAEETLISDEIKVES; this comes from the coding sequence ATGGCATTAACTCCATTAGATATTCAAAATAAAAACTTTGCTACAAAAATGAGAGGTTACAATCAAGATGAAGTCGATGATTTTTTAGATCAGATCACAAAAGATTATGAAGAATTACAACAACGAAATAAAGAAATTGAAAAATCATTAAAACACTCAGAAGAAAAACTACAATATTTTAATGAATTGAAAGATGCCTTAAATCAATCAATTATTGTGGCCCAAGATACAGCGGATAAAGTTAAAGATAGTGCAACAAAAGAATCCGATATGATTGTTACTACGGCTGAAAATACAGCAAATGAATTAATTAGTTCAGCAGAAAGGAAATCAAATGATTTAATTTCTGCAGCTGAGAAAAAAGCTACTGAAATTTTAACGCATGCTACAGAAAATGCACGTCATTTAATTTTAGAAACAGATGAATTAAAGAAAAAAACACGTGTCTTTCATCAGCGATTGAGTCTTATGTTAGAAACACAACTAGAACAAGTGAAGAGTGATGAATGGGACGATATTTTAAAACCAATTTCTGGTTACATAAATGATGCTGATACAATTATTCAGGAAGTACTGGCTGGTGAATTGAATATTTCTGAGAATGATACAACATTCAATACTCCAAAAGAGACGCAAGAACACGAGGAAGAGGAAGTTGTTCAATCAGAAGCTTCAATTGATAATGCAGAAGAAACCTTGATCTCTGATGAAATCAAGGTTGAAAGTTAA
- the ileS gene encoding isoleucine--tRNA ligase: MKIKDTLQLGKTAFPMRGNLPTREVEWQKEWEEKKLYEKRQQLNEGKPSFVLHDGPPFANGNIHLGHALNKISKDIIVRAKAMSGFRSPYVPGWDTHGLPIEQVLANKGVKRKELSLAEYREKCKEYALSQVDKQREDFKRLGISGDWQNPYLTLDPVYEAAEVRVFGKMAELGYIYKGLKPIYWSPSSESSLAEAEIEYKDIKSPSIYVAFKVVDGKGLLDTDTSFVIWTTTPWTLPANEGIAVNPDFDYVAIDVNGKKYVVAKDLLSTVADTIGWENPRIIKTFKGKELECMTAQHPFYERTSLVVLGDHVTLDAGTGLVHTAPGHGEDDYLVGKKYNLEILSPIDSRGMLTKEAPGFEGVFYDKANPMVIELLKEKGTLLKLDFFTHSYPHDWRTKKPVIYRATPQWFASIDKFRQDILNNIKTVDWIIPWGETRLYNMIRDRGDWVISRQRSWGVPLPIFYAENGEAIITSETIDHVANLFAEYGSNIWFQKEAKELLPKGFTHPGSPNGEFTKENDIMDVWFDSGSSYAAVLQQRPELSFPADMYLEGSDQYRGWFNSSLTTSVAVNKQAPYKSVISQGFVLDGEGRKMSKSLGNTILPEKVIKQLGADILRLWVISVDYEADVRVSMDILKQVAEIYRKIRNTMRFLLANTDDFDPNKNKVHYNELRSVDKYMMIRLNQVIKEIREEGYEKYNFLRIYRQITNFLTVDLSSFYLDFAKDVVYIEAENNYQRRCMQTVFYQIAVTITKLLSPIFPFTSEEIWQYVKEPEEYVQLSEFPGFEEFTNQDELMDTWTAFLSFRDKVLKALEEARNSKLIGKSLEAKVTIYPNEQVRLLLEAVDSNVAQLLIVSEFVVSENEVDTSKNIIEFDDMKVLIEKAEGETCERCRCVRKDLGIDAKLPRLCGRCAKIVEENYPEAIKEGLE, from the coding sequence ATGAAAATAAAAGATACATTACAACTTGGAAAAACAGCTTTTCCCATGCGTGGAAATTTGCCAACTCGTGAGGTTGAATGGCAAAAAGAATGGGAAGAAAAAAAACTATATGAAAAACGGCAACAATTAAATGAAGGAAAACCTTCTTTTGTTCTACATGATGGACCTCCTTTTGCAAATGGAAATATTCATTTAGGACATGCATTGAATAAGATTAGTAAAGATATCATCGTTCGTGCAAAAGCCATGTCTGGATTCCGTTCTCCCTATGTTCCAGGTTGGGATACTCATGGACTACCTATTGAACAAGTGTTAGCAAACAAGGGAGTAAAACGTAAAGAATTATCTTTGGCTGAATACCGAGAAAAATGTAAAGAATATGCATTATCTCAAGTTGATAAACAACGTGAAGACTTTAAACGTTTAGGAATTTCTGGTGATTGGCAAAATCCCTATTTAACATTGGATCCTGTTTATGAAGCGGCAGAAGTACGTGTATTTGGTAAAATGGCTGAATTAGGTTATATCTATAAGGGATTAAAACCGATTTATTGGTCACCTTCTAGTGAATCATCATTGGCAGAAGCAGAAATTGAATATAAAGACATCAAATCACCTTCTATTTATGTTGCTTTTAAAGTAGTTGATGGCAAAGGTCTTTTAGATACAGATACATCTTTTGTTATTTGGACAACTACACCTTGGACCTTGCCAGCAAATGAAGGTATCGCTGTAAATCCTGATTTTGATTATGTGGCCATTGATGTAAACGGCAAAAAATATGTAGTAGCAAAGGATTTATTATCAACCGTAGCAGATACAATTGGCTGGGAAAATCCAAGGATCATTAAAACATTTAAAGGTAAAGAACTAGAATGTATGACAGCACAACATCCTTTTTATGAAAGAACATCACTTGTTGTCTTGGGAGATCATGTCACTTTAGATGCTGGTACTGGACTTGTTCATACAGCACCTGGTCATGGAGAAGATGACTATCTTGTGGGGAAAAAATACAATTTAGAGATTCTCTCACCTATTGATAGTCGAGGCATGTTAACCAAAGAGGCACCAGGTTTTGAAGGTGTTTTTTATGATAAAGCCAATCCAATGGTTATTGAACTTTTAAAAGAGAAAGGAACCTTGTTAAAACTTGATTTCTTTACACATAGTTATCCACATGATTGGCGAACAAAGAAACCGGTTATTTATAGAGCAACGCCACAATGGTTTGCGTCAATTGATAAATTTCGCCAAGATATTTTAAATAATATTAAAACCGTTGATTGGATTATTCCTTGGGGAGAAACACGTTTGTATAATATGATTCGTGATCGAGGCGATTGGGTAATTTCTCGTCAACGTTCTTGGGGAGTACCACTACCCATTTTTTATGCTGAAAATGGTGAGGCAATTATCACTTCTGAAACGATCGATCATGTAGCTAATTTATTTGCAGAGTATGGTTCTAATATTTGGTTCCAAAAAGAAGCTAAGGAATTACTACCTAAGGGTTTTACACATCCAGGTTCTCCTAATGGTGAATTTACAAAGGAAAATGATATCATGGATGTTTGGTTTGATTCTGGCTCCTCTTATGCAGCAGTCTTACAACAACGGCCAGAATTAAGTTTTCCAGCGGACATGTATTTAGAAGGTTCTGATCAATATCGAGGATGGTTTAATTCAAGTTTAACAACAAGTGTTGCCGTTAATAAGCAAGCACCTTATAAATCAGTTATTTCCCAAGGATTTGTTTTAGATGGTGAAGGAAGAAAAATGAGTAAATCGCTAGGAAATACCATTCTGCCAGAAAAAGTCATTAAACAATTAGGTGCAGATATTTTAAGACTTTGGGTAATAAGTGTAGATTATGAAGCAGACGTAAGAGTATCAATGGATATTTTAAAACAAGTGGCTGAAATCTATCGTAAGATTCGTAATACAATGCGTTTCTTATTAGCAAATACAGATGATTTTGATCCAAATAAAAATAAGGTTCATTATAATGAACTACGTTCTGTCGATAAATATATGATGATTCGTTTAAATCAGGTCATCAAAGAGATCCGAGAAGAAGGATATGAAAAATATAATTTTCTAAGAATTTATCGTCAAATCACGAACTTTTTGACTGTTGATTTATCTTCTTTCTATTTAGATTTTGCAAAAGATGTTGTTTATATTGAAGCTGAGAATAATTATCAACGTCGTTGTATGCAAACTGTTTTTTATCAAATTGCTGTTACTATCACTAAATTGTTATCACCAATTTTTCCATTTACATCTGAAGAAATTTGGCAATATGTAAAAGAACCAGAAGAATATGTTCAATTATCTGAATTTCCCGGATTTGAAGAGTTTACTAATCAAGATGAATTGATGGATACTTGGACTGCATTTTTATCATTTAGGGATAAAGTATTAAAAGCATTAGAAGAAGCAAGAAATAGCAAATTAATTGGAAAATCTTTAGAAGCAAAAGTTACTATTTATCCTAATGAACAGGTACGTTTATTATTAGAAGCTGTTGATTCCAATGTTGCTCAATTATTAATTGTTTCTGAATTTGTTGTTAGTGAGAATGAAGTAGATACCTCTAAAAATATTATTGAATTTGATGATATGAAAGTATTGATTGAAAAGGCTGAGGGTGAAACTTGTGAAAGATGTCGCTGTGTTCGTAAAGATTTAGGAATAGATGCTAAATTGCCTCGACTCTGTGGACGCTGTGCAAAAATTGTTGAAGAAAATTATCCAGAAGCAATTAAAGAAGGATTAGAATAA
- the zwf gene encoding glucose-6-phosphate dehydrogenase — MNESIALFTIFGGTGDLAKRKLYPSLFRLYRKGLLRDHFAVIGTARREWTNDHYREIVKETIKELHPTTDEANSFTDHFYYQSHNVNDSGHYNTLKKLSDQLDVKYQLQGNRIYYLAMSPQFFDTIVRHLKSQNILTDNGFDRLIIEKPFGFDYSSAYDLNKKIRAVFPEEAIFRIDHYLGKEMIQNISAIRFANNIFESQWNNRYIDNIQITFAESIGVEDRGGYYDHSGALKDMVQNHILQVVSLLAMEWPVTFSETEIRSEKVKALKAIRLYSEDEVLKNFVRGQYAEGQLADKTFTSYRDESNVAKDSNTETFVAGKFLIDNFRWSGVPFYIRTGKRMTEKGTRINIVFKQVPIDMFRNRTDEHKTNLPSNILTIYIQPTEGFSLTLNGKKIGQNFDTEPIKLDYRQPAKMAGNSPEAYERLLLDCLKGDRTNFSHWDEVAQSWKIVDLIRQVWDKTEVKFPNYAAGTMGPSSAFELLNKDGFLWQWQPDMWYRERGQL, encoded by the coding sequence ATGAATGAAAGTATTGCTTTATTTACTATTTTTGGTGGTACAGGTGACCTAGCAAAAAGAAAATTATATCCCTCACTTTTTCGTCTCTACCGAAAAGGATTGCTGAGAGACCATTTTGCTGTCATTGGAACAGCTCGTCGAGAATGGACAAATGACCATTATCGAGAAATTGTTAAAGAAACGATTAAAGAATTACATCCAACAACAGATGAGGCAAATTCTTTCACTGATCATTTTTATTACCAATCACATAATGTAAATGACTCAGGACACTACAATACATTAAAAAAGCTTTCTGATCAATTAGATGTAAAATATCAACTACAAGGAAACCGTATTTATTATTTAGCTATGTCTCCTCAATTTTTTGATACTATTGTTAGACATTTAAAATCGCAAAATATTTTAACAGATAATGGATTTGATCGTTTAATTATTGAAAAGCCATTCGGTTTTGATTATTCATCCGCCTATGATTTAAATAAAAAAATTCGAGCTGTTTTTCCAGAAGAAGCTATTTTTCGAATTGACCATTATCTAGGCAAAGAAATGATTCAAAATATTTCTGCTATTCGTTTCGCCAATAATATTTTTGAATCTCAATGGAACAATCGTTATATTGATAATATCCAGATTACCTTTGCAGAGAGTATAGGTGTTGAAGATCGAGGTGGATATTATGATCATAGTGGTGCTTTAAAAGATATGGTACAAAACCATATTTTACAGGTAGTTTCATTACTTGCAATGGAATGGCCAGTTACCTTTTCAGAAACAGAAATTCGTTCTGAAAAAGTTAAGGCTTTAAAAGCTATCCGACTATATTCAGAAGATGAAGTTCTGAAAAACTTTGTTCGTGGACAATATGCAGAAGGACAGCTAGCCGATAAAACATTCACAAGTTATCGTGATGAATCAAACGTAGCAAAAGATTCTAACACCGAAACCTTTGTAGCAGGAAAATTTTTAATTGATAATTTCCGTTGGTCTGGCGTACCTTTTTATATTCGAACTGGCAAACGGATGACTGAAAAAGGAACTCGTATTAATATTGTCTTTAAACAAGTTCCAATTGATATGTTTCGAAATAGAACAGATGAACATAAAACCAATCTACCTTCAAATATTTTAACGATTTATATTCAACCTACAGAAGGTTTCTCTCTAACTTTAAATGGAAAAAAAATTGGACAGAATTTTGATACAGAACCCATTAAATTAGACTATCGTCAACCTGCAAAAATGGCTGGTAATAGTCCAGAAGCTTATGAACGCCTTTTGTTAGATTGCTTAAAGGGTGACAGAACAAACTTTTCTCATTGGGATGAAGTTGCTCAATCATGGAAAATCGTTGATCTTATTCGACAAGTATGGGATAAAACGGAAGTAAAATTCCCAAATTATGCAGCAGGAACAATGGGCCCTTCTTCTGCTTTTGAACTACTTAATAAAGATGGCTTTCTTTGGCAATGGCAGCCAGATATGTGGTATCGAGAAAGAGGACAACTTTAA
- a CDS encoding metal-dependent transcriptional regulator has product MTPNREDYLKLILELGGDKDKINNKQIVSGLNVSAASVSEMISKLVKEHLVEHSPYQGVQLTETGLQKAGDLVRKHRLWEVLLVEHLNYSWKDVNEEAEVLEHVTSETLADRLSDFLKQPEFCPHGGMIPKKNQLFHEKKWRTLADFPVKTHIRIARVLDEKELLDYLVSINLNINEDYTIKTIIPFEGPIIIQNNNKELSVSHKAANMIFVDPL; this is encoded by the coding sequence ATGACACCAAACCGTGAAGATTACCTAAAATTAATTCTTGAACTAGGTGGCGACAAAGATAAAATAAATAACAAACAAATTGTTTCAGGCTTGAATGTCTCTGCTGCTTCTGTCAGTGAAATGATCTCTAAATTGGTAAAAGAGCACTTAGTAGAACATTCTCCTTATCAAGGCGTCCAGCTTACTGAAACTGGTTTACAAAAAGCAGGTGATCTTGTTCGAAAACATCGGTTGTGGGAAGTTTTACTTGTTGAACATCTAAATTATTCATGGAAAGATGTCAATGAAGAGGCAGAAGTATTAGAACATGTTACCTCTGAAACACTTGCTGATCGTTTATCTGATTTTTTAAAGCAGCCAGAGTTCTGTCCACATGGTGGAATGATTCCTAAAAAAAATCAATTATTTCATGAAAAAAAATGGAGAACATTAGCTGACTTTCCAGTAAAAACACATATACGAATTGCAAGAGTGTTAGATGAAAAGGAACTTTTGGATTATCTCGTATCAATCAATTTAAATATTAATGAAGATTACACAATTAAAACTATTATTCCTTTTGAAGGACCAATCATTATTCAAAATAACAATAAAGAATTATCTGTCAGTCACAAAGCAGCTAATATGATTTTTGTTGATCCATTGTAA